The genomic stretch GCGCACGGGCGAAGTCGTGTTTGCCCCACCCTCTCCCGAAACCCTGCCAGCACTGATGAGCGGCTTGGAGTACCTGCTGCATGATGAGCAGGTGGCACTTGACCCATTGATTAAAATGGCGATCATCCACCATCAGTTTGAAACCATTCACCCGTTTTACGATGGCAATGGCAGGACAGGACGCATTATCAACATCCTGTATCTGGTCAAGGAGGGCTTGTTAGACTCGCCGGTGTTGTACCTGAGCCGTTATATCAATCATACCAAAGCGGACTACTATCGTTTGCTGCAACAAGTGCGTGATACCGGGGAATGGCAGGAATGGGTGATTTATATGCTGCGCGGCATTGCTTCAACAGCAAAACACACGATTACGCTGGTTGAGGGCATCAGCGCGTTGCTGCAACAACAAAAGCACCATATCCGCAGCCACCACCGTTTTTACAGTCAGGATTTGATCAACAATATTTTTCGTCACCCATACACCAAAGTACAGTTTCTGGAAGACGACCTTAACGTATCCCGTGCCACGGCGACCCGCTATCTGGATGCGTTGGCGCTGGATGGTGTGCTGGAAAAGCACAAACTGGGGCGCGAGAATTATTACTTGAACAAGGCGTTAG from Thiothrix litoralis encodes the following:
- a CDS encoding Fic family protein, which codes for MQLASLTALLPQMETPAILKALVTAHRYLAELKGVAKTIPNQAILLSTLGLQEAQDSSAIENIITTQDALFKYRLQVDVVDVAAKEVSAYADGLSVGYQRVREHGLLTLNTILAIQETLEQSRAGLRKVPGTVLRNERTGEVVFAPPSPETLPALMSGLEYLLHDEQVALDPLIKMAIIHHQFETIHPFYDGNGRTGRIINILYLVKEGLLDSPVLYLSRYINHTKADYYRLLQQVRDTGEWQEWVIYMLRGIASTAKHTITLVEGISALLQQQKHHIRSHHRFYSQDLINNIFRHPYTKVQFLEDDLNVSRATATRYLDALALDGVLEKHKLGRENYYLNKALVDLLFNIPKMTTE